A DNA window from Comamonas fluminis contains the following coding sequences:
- a CDS encoding ABC transporter ATP-binding protein — protein sequence MKQDSTILLSAHDLTVRFGGVLAVNGVSFDVRKGEVFTLIGPNGAGKTTVFNLISRIYQSTQGKIIWHGSDQPVELTKVPAHRVAALGIARTFQNIELFEHASVLHNLLVGYHTHRATNFWQDLLFTGTARACARQARLKVEEIIELLDLQRYRDALVAGLPYGVRKVVELARALCAEPQLLLLDEPSSGLNVEETADMVFWIRDIQRVLGISVLMVEHDMSLVSKVSDRVLAMNQGQELSTGTPQQVQSDPRVVEAYLGTIDDVSNLRREHV from the coding sequence ATGAAGCAAGACTCCACTATTTTGCTGTCGGCCCATGATCTGACCGTGCGCTTTGGTGGCGTGCTGGCTGTCAACGGGGTGTCGTTCGATGTGCGTAAAGGTGAGGTGTTCACCCTCATTGGCCCGAATGGCGCGGGTAAGACGACGGTGTTCAACCTCATCAGCCGCATCTACCAGTCCACGCAGGGCAAAATCATCTGGCACGGCTCAGACCAGCCGGTGGAACTGACCAAAGTGCCTGCACACAGGGTGGCAGCGCTGGGCATTGCACGCACATTTCAAAATATCGAGCTCTTCGAGCATGCCAGCGTGTTGCACAACTTGCTGGTGGGCTATCACACCCATCGCGCCACCAACTTCTGGCAGGACCTGCTGTTTACCGGGACTGCACGGGCTTGCGCCAGACAGGCGCGCCTGAAGGTGGAAGAGATCATTGAACTGCTGGACTTGCAGCGCTACCGGGATGCGCTGGTGGCTGGGTTGCCGTACGGTGTGCGCAAGGTGGTGGAGCTGGCGCGGGCGCTGTGCGCCGAGCCACAACTGCTGCTGCTGGATGAGCCATCGTCTGGCCTGAATGTCGAAGAGACCGCTGACATGGTGTTCTGGATTCGTGATATTCAGAGGGTTCTGGGTATCTCGGTCTTGATGGTGGAGCATGACATGAGTCTGGTTAGCAAAGTCTCTGATCGGGTGCTGGCCATGAATCAGGGACAGGAGCTTTCGACAGGAACACCGCAGCAAGTGCAGTCAGACCCGAGGGTGGTGGAGGCCTATCTGGGCACGATTGACGATGTATCGAATTTGCGCAGGGAGCATGTATGA
- a CDS encoding ABC transporter ATP-binding protein → MTAVLELRNVESAYGPIKAIRGVSLQVKQSEISTVLGANGAGKTSILKTISGILDPNKGQVMFLGEEITALDPSQIVRKGLSHVPEGREVFPLLSVQDNLLMGAYTRKDRDTVARDMEDVYAYFPILKERAVQDAGLLSGGQQQMLAISRAIMAKPSLILLDEPSLGLSPKLTKEIFEIVVRINRERGTTILLVEQNANMALNASDYGYVLENGRIVMEDTCARLREKDDIKEFYLGMQDDGVRGERRWKKKKNWR, encoded by the coding sequence ATGACTGCGGTGCTTGAACTTCGCAATGTAGAGAGCGCATATGGCCCCATCAAGGCTATTCGGGGCGTGAGCCTGCAGGTCAAGCAGAGCGAAATCAGCACGGTGCTGGGCGCCAATGGCGCGGGCAAAACCAGTATCTTGAAGACGATTTCAGGAATTCTGGATCCGAACAAGGGGCAGGTGATGTTTCTGGGGGAGGAGATCACCGCACTGGACCCCTCCCAGATTGTGCGCAAAGGGCTTTCGCATGTGCCCGAAGGCCGCGAAGTGTTTCCTTTGTTATCGGTGCAAGACAACCTGCTGATGGGGGCTTACACCCGCAAGGACAGAGACACCGTGGCGCGGGACATGGAGGACGTCTATGCCTATTTCCCTATCCTGAAAGAGCGTGCCGTACAGGATGCAGGGCTGCTGTCTGGTGGGCAGCAGCAGATGCTGGCTATTTCACGCGCCATTATGGCCAAGCCATCGCTGATTTTGCTGGATGAACCCAGTCTGGGCCTCAGCCCCAAGCTGACCAAGGAAATTTTTGAAATCGTGGTTCGAATCAACCGCGAGCGTGGGACCACCATTTTGCTGGTTGAGCAAAACGCCAACATGGCGCTCAATGCATCCGACTATGGCTACGTGCTGGAGAACGGACGCATCGTGATGGAGGACACCTGCGCCCGATTGCGGGAAAAGGACGATATCAAGGAGTTTTATCTTGGCATGCAAGACGACGGCGTGCGGGGTGAGCGCCGCTGGAAAAAGAAAAAGAACTGGAGGTAA
- a CDS encoding AMP-dependent synthetase/ligase, protein MRNRSPAGLWAAEKLAVTANLPGETMAEVFWNAVQQRAGQVWMRQKELGIWQSWTWRQVGDIVEEIGHGLLALGVKPGDCISILANTKAEWMWSDMAILSCAAVSNGIYPTDASEQVKYLCQDSSSVVLFVEDDEQLDKALEVRQQLPLLRKIVVFDMEGLQDLDDAQVMSFDALRALGREHMRVAPDALTQRWGAIAPHDLAILIYTSGTTGKPKGAMHSHGGLVYSVRGYAQLLPQDEDDERMCFLPLCHVAERLGGAFFALYTGTKLNFVENPETVPENVREIAPTVATAVPRVWEKFYSAVTIALKEAGSLQQAAYGWSIGIGHDIADRVLRKEPVGGLLKWKFRVARVMALNNVRKLIGVHRARLLVTGAAPISPELVRWYLALGIPMVEVWGMTETCGASTAVPLTDIRPGSIGQAVPYNEVKLAEGSNEILVRGPNVFKGYLNLPDKTAETIDADGWMHSGDVGAVSEDGFFRIVDRMKDIIITAGGKNITPSEWENALKFSPYVTDAVVIGDARAYLTVIIMIDHENVEKFAQDSDVPFSNYASLTRAQEVQELIQQEIDRVNTKFARVEQIKKFFLLDTQLSAEDEELTPTMKLKRKLIQQKYAAQIEAMYSAA, encoded by the coding sequence ATGCGCAACCGATCTCCTGCAGGCCTGTGGGCTGCTGAAAAACTGGCGGTGACAGCAAACTTGCCGGGTGAAACCATGGCTGAAGTTTTCTGGAATGCGGTGCAGCAACGCGCCGGGCAGGTCTGGATGCGTCAGAAAGAGCTGGGCATCTGGCAAAGCTGGACCTGGCGGCAGGTGGGCGACATTGTGGAGGAGATCGGCCATGGCTTGCTGGCTTTGGGGGTGAAGCCGGGCGACTGCATTTCGATTCTTGCGAACACCAAGGCCGAGTGGATGTGGAGCGACATGGCAATCCTCAGTTGTGCAGCAGTCTCCAATGGCATCTACCCCACAGATGCGTCTGAGCAAGTCAAGTATCTGTGTCAGGACTCTTCAAGCGTGGTGCTGTTTGTGGAAGATGACGAGCAGCTGGACAAGGCTCTGGAGGTGCGCCAGCAACTGCCCTTGTTGCGCAAGATTGTCGTTTTTGACATGGAAGGCCTGCAGGATCTGGATGATGCACAGGTCATGAGCTTTGATGCATTGAGAGCGCTGGGGCGCGAACACATGCGGGTAGCGCCTGATGCACTGACACAGCGCTGGGGTGCCATTGCACCGCATGATCTCGCCATTCTGATATATACCTCTGGAACCACCGGTAAGCCCAAAGGTGCAATGCATAGCCATGGCGGGCTGGTGTATAGCGTGCGGGGCTATGCGCAGTTGTTGCCTCAGGACGAAGATGACGAACGCATGTGTTTTTTGCCTCTGTGCCATGTGGCGGAGCGTTTGGGTGGGGCCTTTTTTGCGCTTTACACCGGCACGAAGCTCAATTTCGTAGAGAACCCCGAAACTGTGCCAGAGAACGTGCGCGAGATTGCGCCGACTGTGGCAACAGCCGTACCACGCGTGTGGGAGAAGTTCTATTCCGCTGTCACCATTGCCCTGAAGGAGGCTGGCTCACTTCAGCAGGCGGCCTATGGCTGGAGCATCGGGATTGGGCATGACATTGCGGATAGGGTGCTGCGAAAGGAGCCTGTTGGCGGCTTGTTGAAATGGAAGTTTCGCGTGGCTCGCGTGATGGCGCTCAACAATGTTCGCAAGCTGATTGGCGTGCACCGGGCACGTCTGCTGGTAACAGGTGCGGCGCCTATCTCGCCAGAGCTGGTGCGCTGGTACCTGGCTTTGGGTATTCCCATGGTTGAAGTCTGGGGCATGACGGAGACTTGCGGGGCTTCTACCGCGGTGCCGCTGACGGATATTCGACCTGGCTCGATCGGCCAAGCGGTTCCCTATAACGAGGTCAAGCTGGCGGAAGGCAGCAACGAGATTCTGGTGCGAGGCCCCAATGTGTTCAAAGGCTACCTGAACTTGCCGGATAAAACAGCCGAAACGATCGATGCTGACGGCTGGATGCATTCGGGCGATGTAGGAGCTGTCAGCGAGGACGGGTTCTTCCGTATCGTGGATCGAATGAAGGACATCATCATCACGGCAGGCGGCAAAAACATTACTCCCAGTGAGTGGGAGAACGCACTCAAGTTCAGCCCCTATGTCACTGATGCGGTGGTAATTGGCGATGCACGGGCGTACCTCACGGTCATCATCATGATTGACCATGAAAACGTGGAGAAATTTGCGCAGGACAGCGATGTTCCGTTCAGCAACTACGCCAGTCTGACGCGTGCGCAAGAGGTGCAGGAGCTGATTCAGCAAGAGATTGACCGCGTTAACACCAAGTTTGCGCGGGTAGAGCAGATCAAGAAATTCTTCCTACTTGATACCCAGCTCAGCGCAGAAGACGAGGAGTTGACACCGACCATGAAACTCAAGCGCAAGCTGATTCAGCAGAAATACGCAGCCCAGATTGAGGCGATGTACAGCGCGGCTTGA
- a CDS encoding MBL fold metallo-hydrolase, producing the protein MTDSTMHIEPFFDSATGTVSYVLADVASGAAAVIDPVLDFEPRSGTLSSESADKLISYVRERGWTVHWILETHAHADHLSAAQHIRHHLGGKVAIGAHIREVQAAFRKIYHFERSFLPDGSQFDHLVEDGERLPLGRLALTAMHVPGHTPADMAYRVEDAVFVGDTLFMPDVGTARADFPGGDASTLYNSIHRILVLPLQTRIFVCHDYPPQGREPAWETSVQAQRAHNLHVRDGIDEAAFVQMRTARDETLAMPTLILPSVQVNIRAGKLPPAADDGRTYVQLPINAFGKSKAMPQGVWQEAHTPR; encoded by the coding sequence ATGACAGACAGCACCATGCATATCGAACCGTTTTTTGACAGCGCCACAGGAACCGTGAGCTATGTGCTTGCGGATGTGGCTAGTGGCGCAGCGGCTGTGATTGACCCGGTGCTGGACTTTGAACCCCGGTCCGGCACGCTAAGCAGCGAGTCGGCGGACAAGCTTATTAGCTATGTGCGCGAGCGCGGCTGGACGGTGCATTGGATTCTGGAGACCCATGCCCATGCGGATCATCTATCCGCCGCCCAGCATATTCGCCACCATCTGGGTGGCAAGGTCGCCATTGGCGCCCATATCAGAGAGGTGCAGGCGGCCTTTCGCAAGATCTATCACTTCGAGCGCAGCTTCCTGCCTGACGGCAGCCAGTTCGACCACCTGGTGGAAGATGGCGAGCGCTTGCCGCTGGGAAGGCTGGCACTGACCGCAATGCATGTGCCGGGCCACACGCCAGCAGACATGGCCTACCGTGTAGAGGACGCCGTGTTTGTTGGCGATACCCTTTTCATGCCCGATGTGGGAACCGCACGGGCGGACTTCCCTGGCGGAGATGCCAGCACGCTGTACAACTCCATCCACCGCATTCTGGTGCTACCGCTGCAGACGCGAATCTTCGTCTGTCACGATTACCCGCCTCAGGGGCGGGAACCCGCGTGGGAAACCTCTGTGCAGGCCCAGCGTGCTCACAACCTTCATGTGCGTGACGGCATTGACGAGGCCGCTTTTGTGCAGATGCGCACAGCCAGAGATGAAACCCTGGCCATGCCCACATTGATTCTGCCATCGGTACAAGTCAACATTCGCGCAGGCAAGCTACCACCGGCGGCAGACGATGGGCGCACTTATGTGCAGTTACCCATCAACGCCTTCGGCAAAAGCAAGGCCATGCCGCAAGGGGTGTGGCAAGAGGCTCACACCCCCCGCTAG
- a CDS encoding single-stranded DNA-binding protein produces the protein MMDGLITGRLTGIPESRVDRNRRPYMVARMRANAGDGSSIPVNIVAFDNAPCAVLRSLSEGDAIALRGSFTPKVWIDRQEESHAVLDVVAQQVLAAPTLSDL, from the coding sequence ATGATGGATGGTCTGATTACCGGGCGACTGACCGGCATTCCCGAAAGCCGCGTGGACCGCAACCGCCGCCCCTACATGGTGGCCCGTATGCGAGCTAATGCGGGAGATGGTTCTTCGATTCCTGTGAATATTGTGGCGTTTGATAACGCACCCTGCGCTGTGCTGCGTAGCTTGTCCGAGGGCGACGCGATTGCCTTGCGCGGCAGCTTCACGCCCAAGGTCTGGATCGACCGGCAGGAAGAGTCGCACGCCGTGCTGGACGTGGTGGCCCAGCAGGTGCTGGCAGCGCCTACGCTGTCTGATCTCTGA
- a CDS encoding DUF1254 domain-containing protein, whose protein sequence is MKISVNIGRSALTATALALCLSAAHAQPAASAAEPLQGQALDSLIREAMLYAYPYQEFMKMRHEALEVKDSTTATTLNHFRHSRHLATPKDRWANGPIRDAFYSTNWLDLEHSPLLLTLPETHGRYYVIAMIGADLNTFSYVGRRIGGTAARKVALVGPHWKGEIPKVDQIVRAPTRDVYLNLRVLVTGEDDLKAAHAVQDGFRVEPVLKTAEDNPKIKPQAQDWGRFVDVANEALVRNPPPGAEQKLLQRFASVGICGAGCQWDKLPASVQQRWLTLAPNIEKNELKNRLNADRKTADPNRRNGWTPYRLPDGFGSNYAMRAQSAAMSGGILGLEAAEATYFAASVDGNNQPLGKGQSYRLHLPDGRLPADAFWSISLYEFVTGGQYMVENPINRYSIGDRTQGMKRNADGSLDIWLQPTDPGPEKRANWLPTPEKNLFYLMARAYQPWPEVLDPSWVLEPVELIKPE, encoded by the coding sequence ATGAAGATCAGCGTGAATATTGGGCGAAGTGCCCTGACCGCCACCGCATTGGCGCTGTGCCTGAGTGCTGCTCACGCCCAGCCTGCCGCGTCTGCGGCAGAGCCATTGCAAGGCCAGGCACTGGACAGCCTGATCCGCGAAGCGATGCTGTACGCCTACCCCTATCAGGAGTTCATGAAAATGCGCCATGAAGCCCTGGAGGTCAAAGACTCCACCACAGCCACCACGCTCAACCATTTCCGCCACTCGCGCCATCTGGCCACACCCAAGGACCGCTGGGCCAACGGCCCCATCCGCGACGCCTTCTATTCCACCAACTGGCTGGATCTGGAACACTCGCCACTGCTGCTGACCCTGCCCGAAACCCATGGTCGCTATTACGTGATCGCCATGATAGGGGCCGATCTCAACACCTTCTCCTATGTAGGGCGGCGCATTGGCGGAACCGCCGCACGCAAGGTTGCGCTGGTGGGGCCGCACTGGAAGGGCGAGATCCCCAAGGTCGATCAGATCGTGCGCGCCCCCACCCGTGATGTGTACCTGAACCTGCGCGTACTGGTCACCGGCGAAGACGACCTCAAGGCCGCGCATGCAGTGCAGGACGGCTTTCGCGTAGAACCTGTACTCAAGACAGCAGAGGACAACCCCAAAATCAAACCACAGGCCCAGGACTGGGGCCGCTTTGTCGATGTCGCCAACGAAGCGCTGGTGCGCAACCCACCACCCGGGGCTGAGCAGAAGCTGCTGCAGCGCTTTGCCAGCGTGGGCATCTGCGGCGCAGGCTGCCAATGGGACAAGCTGCCAGCCTCAGTGCAGCAGCGCTGGCTGACTCTGGCTCCGAATATCGAGAAAAACGAACTCAAAAACCGCCTGAACGCCGACCGCAAAACCGCCGACCCGAACCGCCGCAATGGCTGGACCCCCTATCGCCTGCCCGACGGCTTTGGCAGCAACTACGCCATGCGCGCCCAGTCGGCAGCCATGTCGGGCGGCATTCTGGGCCTGGAAGCGGCAGAAGCCACCTACTTCGCCGCCAGCGTGGACGGCAACAACCAGCCACTGGGCAAAGGTCAGAGCTACCGCCTGCACCTGCCCGATGGCCGCCTGCCCGCCGATGCCTTCTGGTCCATCTCTCTTTATGAGTTTGTGACCGGTGGCCAGTACATGGTCGAAAACCCGATCAACCGCTATTCCATCGGCGACCGCACCCAGGGCATGAAGCGCAACGCGGACGGCAGTCTGGACATCTGGCTGCAGCCCACAGACCCCGGCCCGGAAAAACGCGCCAACTGGCTGCCCACGCCAGAAAAAAATCTGTTCTACCTGATGGCCCGCGCCTACCAGCCGTGGCCGGAAGTTCTGGACCCGTCATGGGTTCTGGAGCCTGTTGAGCTGATCAAGCCGGAATAA
- a CDS encoding methionine ABC transporter permease, giving the protein MFENFSEMMLQLLLDSFWETLIMVGVSGLIGGLIGIPLGVFLRLTDHGGILQNGPANKIVGWIVNALRSTPFIILLVAIIPLTRFITGSSIGTWAAVVPLTIAAAPFVARLVETALREVDGGLIEAAQSMGASTSQIVWKVLLPEALPGIVAGLTISFVSLTGYSAMAGAIGGGGLGDLGIRYGYQRFLPDVMLVVVIILIFFVQAIQSLGDWAVRRLSHR; this is encoded by the coding sequence ATGTTTGAGAATTTTTCGGAAATGATGCTCCAGCTGCTGCTGGATTCCTTCTGGGAGACGCTGATCATGGTCGGCGTCTCGGGCCTGATTGGCGGCCTGATCGGTATTCCTCTGGGCGTGTTCCTGCGCCTGACGGACCATGGCGGCATTTTGCAGAACGGCCCCGCCAACAAGATCGTGGGCTGGATTGTGAACGCGCTGCGCTCCACGCCATTCATCATCTTGCTGGTGGCCATCATCCCGCTGACGCGCTTCATCACCGGCTCCTCCATCGGTACCTGGGCTGCCGTGGTGCCGCTGACGATTGCTGCCGCGCCTTTTGTGGCACGTCTGGTAGAGACTGCATTGCGTGAAGTCGATGGCGGCCTGATTGAAGCGGCCCAGTCCATGGGCGCCAGCACCAGCCAGATCGTCTGGAAGGTGCTGTTGCCCGAGGCGCTGCCCGGTATTGTTGCTGGCCTGACCATCAGCTTTGTGAGCCTGACCGGCTACTCGGCCATGGCGGGCGCCATTGGCGGTGGCGGCCTGGGTGACCTGGGCATTCGCTATGGCTACCAGCGCTTCTTGCCGGATGTGATGCTGGTCGTGGTCATCATCCTGATCTTCTTTGTGCAAGCCATTCAAAGCCTGGGCGACTGGGCTGTGCGCCGCCTCAGCCACCGCTGA
- a CDS encoding ABC transporter substrate-binding protein: protein MKPWIRLSVTACALALAGMASAQQGISKDEIRIGTIQDLSGPLAAFGKQSRNGMQMRVDEINKQGGVHGRKFKLFVEDSGYDPKKAVLAAQKLVNQDKVFTVAGQIGTATNMAAMPIQFSKNVINWFPITAAREMYEPFHRLKYSFAATYYDQIRLGLPTLMDKTSAKKVCAIYQDDEFGLEVLRGAEAALKTRNQALVEKTSFKRGATDFSSQVAKMKAASCDFVVLGTLIRETVGTIGEARKTGFSPVFFGSSGAYTDLIHKLGGKPMDGLYAAMTTQFPYADEAEPKVREWATQYKAQFGEDGTVFSAYGYMLVDTLAQAMQKTGANLSTDSFIKTMDSMTFPRDFFGNPEMSFTATKRLGNEHSRMSQLIDGRWKVVSDYTK from the coding sequence ATGAAACCATGGATTCGTTTGAGTGTGACAGCCTGCGCGCTGGCCTTAGCTGGCATGGCTAGCGCCCAGCAAGGCATCAGCAAGGATGAGATACGTATCGGCACGATTCAAGACTTGTCCGGGCCTTTGGCGGCCTTTGGCAAGCAGTCGCGCAATGGTATGCAGATGCGGGTTGATGAGATCAACAAGCAAGGAGGGGTGCATGGACGCAAGTTCAAGTTGTTTGTTGAGGACTCTGGCTACGACCCCAAGAAGGCGGTTCTTGCAGCGCAGAAGTTGGTGAACCAAGACAAGGTTTTTACTGTTGCAGGGCAAATCGGCACAGCTACCAATATGGCGGCCATGCCCATTCAGTTTTCAAAAAACGTCATCAACTGGTTTCCCATCACTGCAGCACGTGAAATGTATGAACCATTTCATCGCTTGAAGTATTCATTCGCTGCTACCTATTACGACCAGATTCGCCTGGGGTTGCCCACGCTGATGGACAAAACCAGCGCGAAAAAGGTTTGCGCCATCTATCAGGATGATGAATTTGGTCTGGAAGTGCTGCGCGGTGCTGAAGCAGCATTGAAAACCCGAAATCAGGCGCTGGTGGAAAAAACTTCTTTCAAGCGCGGTGCTACTGACTTTAGCTCGCAAGTCGCCAAGATGAAGGCAGCGAGCTGCGATTTTGTAGTGCTTGGAACCCTGATTCGGGAGACGGTGGGAACAATTGGAGAGGCGCGAAAGACGGGGTTCAGCCCAGTCTTCTTTGGCTCTAGCGGTGCCTACACGGACTTGATTCACAAGCTTGGCGGCAAGCCTATGGACGGACTGTATGCGGCCATGACTACGCAATTCCCCTATGCGGACGAAGCAGAACCCAAGGTGCGGGAGTGGGCCACGCAGTACAAAGCCCAGTTTGGCGAGGACGGTACCGTGTTTTCTGCCTACGGCTATATGCTGGTCGACACGCTGGCCCAGGCCATGCAAAAGACGGGGGCCAATTTGAGCACCGACAGCTTCATCAAAACCATGGACAGCATGACCTTCCCCCGAGATTTTTTTGGCAACCCGGAGATGAGCTTCACGGCCACCAAACGTCTGGGGAACGAGCACTCCCGCATGTCTCAATTGATCGACGGGCGCTGGAAAGTGGTGTCTGACTATACGAAGTAG
- a CDS encoding methionine ABC transporter ATP-binding protein, whose amino-acid sequence MIEIRDLSLTYQGPKGPVHALRGINLEIASGEVFGIIGRSGAGKSSLVRCLNLLNRPTEGKVIVNGRDLMALSDAELRAARRDIGMVFQHFNLLSSRTVYDNVALPLELAGISKDEIYQRVTPLLELVGLDHLADRYPAQISGGQKQRVGIARALASNPKVLLSDEATSALDPETTRSILDLLRKVNRELGVTVVLITHQMLVIKQIADRVAVIDGGEIAELGPVIDVFTKPQQSITKSLIDEIVPQQLPESVMTRVSQLAAQLQPGQQGQLLRLSYAGESAYQPILSHLIRELGLDLSILHGQIDEIQEQTFGSLAVYASGEAAKIDAAVTHLRASGVQVQIVPSKD is encoded by the coding sequence ATGATAGAAATTCGGGACTTATCCCTGACATACCAAGGCCCCAAGGGCCCGGTGCACGCGCTGCGTGGCATCAATCTGGAAATTGCCTCTGGCGAGGTGTTCGGCATCATTGGCCGCTCTGGTGCGGGTAAAAGCTCGCTGGTGCGCTGCCTGAATCTGCTCAACCGCCCCACCGAAGGCAAGGTCATCGTCAATGGCCGTGACCTGATGGCACTGTCCGATGCAGAACTGCGGGCCGCACGCCGCGACATTGGCATGGTGTTCCAGCACTTCAACCTGCTGTCGTCTCGCACCGTGTATGACAACGTGGCCCTGCCACTGGAGCTGGCCGGCATTTCCAAGGACGAGATTTACCAGCGTGTGACCCCGCTGCTGGAGCTGGTGGGTCTGGACCATCTGGCTGACCGCTACCCCGCACAGATCTCGGGCGGCCAGAAGCAGCGCGTGGGCATTGCCCGTGCCCTGGCCAGCAACCCCAAGGTCTTGCTCAGCGACGAAGCCACTTCGGCACTGGATCCTGAAACCACGCGCTCCATTCTGGATTTGCTGCGCAAGGTCAACCGCGAACTGGGTGTGACTGTGGTGCTGATTACGCACCAGATGCTGGTCATCAAACAGATTGCTGACCGCGTGGCCGTGATTGATGGCGGTGAAATTGCCGAACTGGGGCCCGTCATTGACGTGTTTACCAAGCCTCAGCAGAGCATTACCAAGAGCCTGATTGATGAGATCGTGCCCCAGCAGTTGCCTGAATCGGTGATGACGCGCGTCAGCCAACTGGCGGCCCAACTGCAGCCCGGCCAGCAAGGCCAGCTGCTGCGCCTGTCCTATGCGGGCGAAAGCGCCTATCAGCCCATTCTGTCGCACCTGATTCGTGAACTGGGTCTGGACCTGTCGATTCTGCACGGCCAGATTGATGAAATTCAGGAGCAGACCTTTGGCTCGCTGGCTGTGTATGCCAGCGGTGAGGCTGCCAAGATTGACGCTGCCGTGACCCATCTGCGTGCCAGCGGCGTGCAGGTGCAGATTGTGCCCAGCAAGGATTAA
- a CDS encoding YeeE/YedE family protein yields MLSSIAALACGLIFGLGLILSGMGNPAKVQNFLDFFGQWDPSLALVMGGAIAIGLIAFAWAQTRSTALLGEPMQLPGNTAIDKKLLTGSALFGVGWGLAGFCPGPALMNLATLQAEVWIFVAAMLAGMVLQHAWAARSEGRKQ; encoded by the coding sequence ATGCTTTCTTCCATCGCAGCCCTAGCCTGTGGCCTGATCTTCGGTCTGGGCCTGATTCTTTCGGGAATGGGCAACCCCGCCAAAGTACAGAATTTTCTGGATTTTTTCGGCCAGTGGGATCCATCTCTGGCCCTGGTCATGGGCGGCGCCATTGCCATCGGCCTGATCGCCTTCGCCTGGGCCCAAACTCGCAGCACAGCATTGCTGGGTGAGCCCATGCAACTGCCAGGCAACACCGCCATCGACAAGAAACTGCTCACAGGCTCAGCCCTGTTCGGCGTCGGCTGGGGGCTGGCAGGCTTTTGCCCAGGGCCAGCCCTCATGAATCTCGCCACTTTGCAAGCGGAAGTCTGGATCTTCGTCGCAGCCATGCTTGCAGGCATGGTGCTGCAGCATGCCTGGGCAGCACGAAGTGAGGGCCGCAAACAATAG
- a CDS encoding ArsR/SmtB family transcription factor has product MSSHVSEASPPPLDIAAMRSHAGEAVAMLKLLGNEDRLLLLCQLSTQERTVGELEQLTGISQPTLSQQLGVLRREGLVSTRREGKFIWYQLADARALQLMQAVHQLFCPQGEAA; this is encoded by the coding sequence ATGTCTTCCCACGTTTCTGAAGCGTCGCCACCGCCACTGGACATTGCAGCCATGCGCTCCCACGCAGGAGAGGCTGTCGCCATGCTCAAGCTATTGGGCAATGAAGACCGGCTCCTGCTGCTGTGCCAGCTATCGACGCAGGAGCGCACCGTGGGCGAGCTTGAACAATTGACCGGCATTAGTCAGCCCACCCTGTCACAGCAACTGGGCGTTCTGCGGCGGGAGGGCCTCGTATCCACCCGGCGCGAAGGCAAGTTCATCTGGTACCAGCTGGCTGACGCCCGCGCCTTGCAGCTCATGCAGGCTGTTCATCAACTTTTTTGCCCACAAGGAGAAGCGGCATGA
- a CDS encoding YeeE/YedE family protein gives MSILWSEFTPWSSLAGGMLIGLSAALLIALLGRIAGISGITGALLQLPTWSSVQKWGWRLAFIVGMVAAPLVWQLFAPLPAMQMPSSPVLIIIAGLLVGFGTRLGSGCTSGHGVCGLSRLSIRSLTATLTFIATGAITVFVMRHVVA, from the coding sequence ATGAGTATTTTGTGGAGTGAATTCACCCCTTGGTCATCGCTTGCAGGCGGCATGCTGATTGGCCTGTCTGCGGCATTATTGATAGCACTGCTGGGACGCATTGCTGGCATCAGCGGCATCACCGGCGCGCTGCTTCAACTGCCGACCTGGAGTTCGGTGCAGAAATGGGGCTGGCGCCTGGCCTTCATCGTTGGCATGGTGGCAGCGCCGCTGGTGTGGCAGCTATTTGCGCCACTGCCAGCCATGCAAATGCCATCCAGCCCAGTGCTCATCATCATTGCAGGCTTGTTGGTGGGCTTTGGCACAAGACTGGGCTCTGGCTGCACCAGTGGCCACGGTGTCTGCGGCCTTTCCCGCCTTTCCATTCGCTCGCTGACGGCCACGCTGACCTTTATTGCCACTGGCGCCATCACCGTGTTTGTGATGCGTCACGTCGTGGCTTAA